A single Cyprinus carpio isolate SPL01 chromosome A20, ASM1834038v1, whole genome shotgun sequence DNA region contains:
- the LOC109057182 gene encoding exocyst complex component 8-like encodes MAETGNRLRKLLESPNFDPQSYVKQLSQQSDGDRDLQEHRQKVQTLADETAQNLKKNVYKNYRQFIETAKEISYLESEMYQLSHILTEQKSIMESITQSLLSTDKDQAAKEMLAAFPKETEEVKQRTLTTLLEKVEGCKNIMETPGRYLVYNGDLLEYDADNMSQIQKVHAFLMNDCLLIATWLANRRGAVKYKYDALYDLESFAVVNVKDNPPMKDMFKILRFPESRIFKAENSKIKKEWLEILEETKKNKVAKDKNIKEEEVPTSPVRQEVSTNPFDEDEPLGSEELVDLSPEWIRELPEDLDVCIAQRDFEGAVDLLDKLNEYLKEQPVSPRVKELRGKVDERVRQLTEVLVFELSPDRSLRGGPKATRRAVSQLVRLGQSTKACELFLKKQSPAVQTAIRQLRIEGATLLYIQKLCNIFFTSMLETAREFETDFAGNTGCYSAFVVWSRSVMKMFVDAFSNQVFDSKESLSTAAECVKFASEHCMQLSEIGLDLTFILQSLLVKDIRAALQSQKDIIIEATKHRNSEEMWRRMNLMTPEALAKLKDEMRSCGIGSFDQYTGEDCWVNLSYTIVAFTKQMMAFLEEGLKLYFPELHMVFLESLREIILVAVQHVDYSLRCEQEAEKKAFILQNASFLHETVLPVVEKRFEEGVGKPAKQLQDLRKSSRSVRVNPDSTMSVV; translated from the coding sequence ATGGCAGAGACTGGAAATCGTTTGCGCAAGTTGCTGGAATCCCCTAATTTCGACCCTCAGTCGTACGTGAAGCAGCTCTCGCAGCAGTCGGACGGGGACCGGGATCTACAAGAACACCGACAGAAAGTACAAACACTCGCCGACGAAACCGCGCAAAACCTGAAGAAAAACGTTTATAAAAACTACAGGCAGTTTATTGAGACAGCCAAGGAGATTTCTTACTTGGAAAGTGAGATGTATCAGCTGAGCCACATTCTCACTGAGCAGAAGAGCATCATGGAGAGCATCACACAGTCTCTCCTGTCCACAGATAAAGACCAAGCAGCCAAAGAGATGCTCGCAGCCTTCCCAAAGGAGACTGAAGAGGTTAAACAAAGAACCCTAACCACACTTTTGGAAAAAGTGGAGGGATGCAAGAACATCATGGAAACCCCAGGCAGATATCTGGTCTATAACGGTGATCTTTTGGAGTATGACGCGGACAACATGTCACAGATCCAAAAGGTTCACGCGTTTCTGATGAACGATTGCCTGCTCATCGCAACCTGGCTGGCCAACAGACGCGGAGCCGTGAAATACAAATACGATGCCTTGTATGATCTAGAAAGCTTTGCGGTCGTGAACGTAAAAGACAACCCTCCGATGAAAGACATGTTCAAAATCCTCAGGTTCCCCGAGAGCCGCATCTTCAAAGCCGAGAACAGCAAGATCAAGAAAGAGTGGCTGGAGATTCTGGAGGAAACGAAGAAAAACAAAGTGGcgaaagacaaaaacataaaggaAGAGGAAGTTCCGACGTCGCCGGTCAGACAGGAAGTCTCCACAAACCCGTTTGACGAGGACGAGCCTCTGGGTTCAGAGGAACTGGTGGATCTCAGTCCCGAATGGATCCGGGAGCTTCCAGAAGACCTTGACGTGTGCATCGCTCAGAGAGACTTTGAGGGTGCCGTTGATCTTCTGGATAAACTAAACGAATATCTGAAGGAGCAACCAGTGAGTCCACGGGTGAAGGAGCTGAGGGGGAAGGTGGACGAGCGTGTTCGACAGCTGACCGAGGTCCTGGTGTTCGAGCTCTCGCCGGATCGCTCGCTCCGTGGAGGACCGAAAGCCACGCGGCGCGCCGTCTCTCAACTCGTTCGCCTGGGACAGTCCACGAAGGCCTGTGAGCTGTTTTTGAAAAAACAGAGCCCGGCCGTCCAAACCGCCATCCGGCAGCTTCGCATCGAGGGCGCCACGCTGCTTTACATCCAAAAGCTCTGTAACATCTTCTTCACGAGCATGCTTGAAACCGCCAGGGAGTTTGAGACGGATTTCGCAGGCAACACTGGCTGCTACTCCGCCTTCGTGGTCTGGTCTCGTTCGGTGATGAAGATGTTCGTAGATGCCTTCAGCAATCAGGTGTTTGACAGCAAAGAAAGCTTGTCCACCGCTGCAGAATGCGTGAAGTTCGCCAGCGAGCACTGCATGCAGCTGAGCGAGATCGGCTTGGATCTGACCTTCATTTTACAATCGTTACTCGTGAAAGACATCAGGGCGGCTCTCCAAAGCCAGAAGGACATCATCATAGAAGCAACGAAGCATCGTAACTCTGAGGAGATGTGGCGTAGGATGAACCTGATGACTCCTGAAGCTCTGGCCAAACTCAAGGATGAAATGCGAAGCTGCGGGATCGGCAGTTTCGACCAGTATACGGGAGAAGACTGCTGGGTCAACCTGAGCTACACCATCGTGGCCTTCACCAAGCAGATGATGGCCTTCCTGGAGGAAGGGCTGAAGCTGTACTTCCCCGAGCTGCACATGGTGTTTCTGGAGAGCCTGCGGGAGATCATACTGGTGGCGGTGCAGCATGTGGACTACAGCCTGCGCTGCGAGCAGGAGGCAGAGAAAAAGGCCTTTATTCTGCAGAACGCGTCGTTCCTGCATGAGACGGTGCTTCCAGTCGTGGAGAAGAGGTTTGAGGAGGGAGTCGGGAAACCAGCCAAACAGCTCCAGGATCTGAGGAAGAGCTCTCGGTCTGTCAGGGTCAACCCCGACAGCACCATGTCCGTTGTTTAA